GAGCGACAACGCGACGATCATCACGCCGCACGCGTTCGCCAAGGGGATCGACGTGCAGACCGGCCGCAGCGCCGCCTTCGATACGACCGACGGGATCAGCGACAAGTATCGCTTCAGCATCGGGTTCACCCCAGCCACCTCGCCGTGCGACACCGCCCGCATCCAGTCGCTGTTCTGCCGGGACGCGAGCTAGCCTTCCACCGCCTCCCGCCGCATCTCGAGGGCGAGCCACTCGTCCTCGGCTGCGGCGATATCGGTCTCGATCTTCGCGTAGGCTTCCGATTGCTTGGCGAAGCCTGACGGGTCGCGGGCGTAGAAGCTCGGATCGTCCAGCGTGAGGCGCAGCTTGGCCTTCTGAGCCTCTAGCGCTGCGATGGTCTTCGGCAGCGTCTCGAGCGCGTGCTTCTCCTTGAACGACATCTTGTCGCGCGTCGGTGCCCGCGCCACCGTCTTCTCGGCTGACGCCTTCGACGATGCCTCGCGCTTCGCGGCGACGCGGCCGGAGACACCGGCCCCGCGCTGCGCGACCATGTCGGTATAGCCGCCGGCATATTCCTGCCAGACGCCGTCGCCCTCGGCGACGACCACGCTCGAGGCGACCCGATCGAGGAAGTCGCGGTCGTGGCTCACCAGGAGCAGCGTGCCGGGATAGTCGGCGAGCAGCTCCTGCAGCAGGTCGAGCGTCTCGAGGTCGAGATCGTTGGTCGGCTCGTCGAGCACCAGCATGTTCGACGGCTGCGCCAGCGCCCGCGCCAGCATCAGGCGGCCGCGCTCGCCGCCCGAGAGACGGCCGGTCGGCGTGCGCGCCTGCTCGGGGCCGAACAGAAAATCCTTCATGTAGCCCATGACATGCTTGCGGCTGCCGGCGACCTCGACGTAGTCACTGCCGCCGCCGGTCAGCGCGTCCTTCAGCGTCGTCGCGGGATCGAGCGAGGCGCGCTTCTGGTCGAGCGTCGCCATCTCGAGGTTGGCGCCGAGCTTCACGGTGCCCGCGTCGGGCTCGAGCGTGCCGGTGAGCAGCGAGATCAGCGTCGTCTTGCCGGCGCCATTCGCGCCGACGAGGCCAAGCCGGTCGCCGCGCAGGACGCGCGTCGAGAACCCCTTGACGATCGGCCGGCCGTCGTAGGCCTTGGCGACGCTCTTCGCCTCGATCACCAGCTTGCCGGAGACCGCGCCCTCGGTCGCCTCGAGCTTGACGTTGCCTTCGACGCGGCGGTGCTCGCGGTGCGACTTGCGCAGGCTCTGCAGCCCGGCAAGCCGCTTGACGTTGCGCTTGCGCCGCGCGGTGACGCCGTAGCGCAGCCAGTGCTCCTCGTCGGCGATCTTGCGCTCGAGCTTGTGCTGCTGCAGCTCCTCTTCCTCGAGCAGCGCGTCGCGCCACGCCTCGAACTCGCCGAACCCCTTGCCGAGCGTGCGCGTGACACCGCGGTCGATCCACACCGAGGTGCGCGAGAGATTGGTCAGGAAGCGACGGTCGTGGCTGATCAGCACGAGCGCCGCGCGCGAGGACTTCAGCTCCGCCTCGAGCCATTCGATCGCCGGCAGGTCGAGATGGTTGGTCGGCTCGTCGAGAAGCAGGATGTCGGGCTCCGGCGCCAGCGCACGGACGATCGCCGCGCGACGCGCCTCGCCGCCGGAGAGCTGCGACGGATCCTCCTCGCCGGTCAGCCCGAGCGCTTCGAGCATGGCGGTGACGCGATAGGGATCGTCGAGCGGACCGAGGTCGCTCTCGGCGTAAGCGCGGGCCGTCGCGAAGCCGGAAAAGTCGGGCTCCTGGGCGAGGTAGCGCACCGAGGCGCCGGGCTGCAGGAAGCGGACCCCGAAATCCGGCTCGATCATCCCGGCCGCGACCTTCAGGAGCGTCGACTTGCCCGACCCGTTACGGCCGACGAGGCACAGGCGCTCGCCCCGCTCGACCGACAGGTCGGCGCCTTCGAGCAGCGGCCGCCCCCCGCCGCCGAGCGTGAGGTGGATGTTCTGGAGCGTGAGAAGGGGCGGAGCCATCGGCGGGGTTTAGCGCAAGGGCGCCGCGTTTGGCAGCCGAAAGCTGGCGCCGTCGATCATGAGCGAAGCGGAGACGGCCGGTCCTTCAGGGCGTCCTCGACGGCAGCGCGCAGCAGCGGCAGATCGTTCTTGATGGCAGACCAAACCATCGACTCTTGGACGTTGTCGTAGTTGTGGCGATAGACGTTCCCGGCTCCCATGATCTTTCTCCAAGGGAGTTGTGGTCGTTCATCTCTGAAATCGGGCGCCAGCCTTCGGCTCGCTTCCGATATGATCTCCAGCGCCCGCGTTGCTGCGAAGAAATGCAGCCGCGACGCTGCGAAAGATTCGAACGACAGGCCTTCCAGAAAAGCTTCCGCCGACGCGATGGCGTCCAAGATATCGATCAGCGCGAGTTGGGTTTTAGAATGCATAGAGCGCGTCGCGCTCTGCCTGCGGCCTAACCAGCGGCTTGAGGGCGGCCCGGTTCGCGACGTCGACACGCTGGGGGAAAAGATCTTCCAAGTACTGAACAATCCCGACATAGTCGAAGAGCGAGATATCGGCGTCGGGGCTGAGCTCGACCATGATATCGATATCGCTGTCGGGCCTTTGGTCGCCACGCGCGGCGGACCCGAAAAGGGCCGCGCGCGAGACGCCGAGGGCGCGCAGCTCTCCCTCGGCTTCCTTCAGGACTTGGATGATCCGGTCTCGCGTCACCGCGTGAGATTACCACGGTTGGACGACGCCATAAAAGACCGGTGATCCGCAGGCCCTCAGTGCCTCCAGATGATCCAATAGGCCGCGACGGCGACGATCGCCCACAGCGCCCAATGCCCGAATTTCTGCGCGTCCTTCTGCATTTGGCCGAACTGGTCGAGCGCGTTCTGCGAGAACTCGAAGCCGTTGTCGGCCATGTCCTCGAGCATCTCGAGCGTGCGGCCGGCGCGCGACAAAGCCACCGGCAGCCCGCCGGCGAGCTTGTAGAGATCGTGGACGCCGCGGCTCGCATCCTGCAGCTTGCCGAGCGGCCCGAGGTTTTCCTCGATCCAGGCGCGGACGACGGGCTCGGCGGTGGTCCACATGTCGAGACGCGGGTCGAGCGTCCGGGCCACGCCTTCCACCACGACCATCGTCTTCTGCAAAAGAACCAGCTCGGTGCGCGCCTTCATGTCGAAGAGGCCGGTGATCTCGAAGAGCAGCGACAAAAGCCGCGCCATCGAGATCTGGTCGGCGGTCCGCGAATGGATCGGCTCGCCGATGGCGCGGATCGCCTGTGCGAAATCCTCGACGCGGTGGACGCGCGGCACGTAGCCCGCCTCGAAATGCACCTCGGCGACGCGAAGATAGTCGCGGGTGATGAAGCCGTAGAGGATCTCGGCGAGGAAGCGGCGCTCCTTGACGCCGAGCCGGCCCATGATGCCGAAGTCGACGGCGACGAGGCGCCCGTCGCGGTCGACGAAGAGATTGCCCTGGTGCATGTCGGCGTGGAACAGGCCGTCGCGCATCGAGTGACGCAGGAAGCTCTGGATGACGATGGCGCCGAGCTTCGGCAGCTCGAAGCCGCGCTGCGCCAGGCCGACCGTGTCGGAGAGCTTGATGCCGTCGATCCATTCGAGGGTCAGCACCTCGGCGGCGGTGCGGTCCCAATCGATCTTCGGCACGCGGAAGTCGGTCTCGTCGGCGACGTTCTCGGCGAACTCTGAAGCCGCCGCCGCCTCGAGCCTGAAGTCCGTCTCCATCTTGAGCGAGCGCGCCAGCGTGTCGACGACGCTCGTCGGGCGAAGCCGCTGGCTGTCGGGGAAGCGGCTCTCGATGAAGCTCGCCGCGACCTTCATGTCGGCGAGGTCGCGCTTCATCAGCCGCTCGACGCCGGGGCGGCGCACCTTGATCGCCACCTCGCGCTCGCCGAGCGCGTCGCGCACGCGGCCGCGATGCACCTGGGCGATCGAGGCGGCGGCGACCGGCTCGCCCAACGACACGAACATGTCCTCGAGCTTGCAGCCGAAGGCCTGCTCGATCTGCCGCACCGCCGCCTCGCGCGGGAACGGCTCCATGCGATCCTGCAGCCGCTCCAGCACCTTGACGACGTTGGGGCCGACGACGTCGGGCCGCGTCGCCAGGAACTGCCCGAGCTTCACGTAGGAGGGCCCAAGCTTGGAGATCGCGCCGGGCAGCGCGGCGAGCGCAGGCCCCTGCGTCTTCCTGGCGAGCAGCCGGGCGACCGCCAGCGGCAGCTTGGCGAAGGGCGGCAGCAGCGTCGTGTCGACGTCGTTGAAGACGCCGGCGCGGACCAGCACGAAGACGGCACGCGCCAGCCGGAAAAAAGCCCCGAGGCGGGTGATCACGCCCGGGCCTTGCTCACAGCTTCCATCCCGAGTGGATCGCGACGATGCCGCCCGACAGCGGCACGACCTGCGTCTGCCGGAAGCCGGCGGCGCGCAGCTGGCCCTCGAACGCGGCGGCGCCGGGGAACTTCCGGATCGACTCGACGAGGTACTGGTAGGACTCGCGGTCGCCCGTCACGCGCTCGCCGATCCACGGGATCACCTTGAACGAATAGGTCTCGTAGACGCGGTCGAGCAGCGGCAGCACGTCGGGCGAGAACTCGAGGCACAGGAAGTGCCCGCCGCGGCGCAGGACGCGATAGGCCTCGGTGAGCGCGACCTGGATGCGCGGCACGTTGCGGATGCCGAAGGCGACCGTGTAGGCGTCGTAGCGCGACGCCTCGAAGGGCAGCTCCTCGGCGTTCGCCTCGACGAACTCGACGCGATCGGTGAGCCGTGCCTTGGCGGCGCGGTCGCGGCCGACCTGCAGCATGTCGGCGTTGATGTCGAGCACGGTGACCCGCGTGCGGTCGCCGCCCGCGCGGGCGATGCGGAAGGCCACATCGCCAGTGCCGCCGGCCACATCGAGATGGTCGAAGCCGAGCCGCTTCGGCGGGTTCACCATCGCGACGAGCCGGTCCTTCCACAGGCGGTGCAGGCCGCCGGACATCAGGTCGTTCATCAGGTCGTAGCGCCGCGCGACCTTGTGAAAGACGTCGTCGACGCGGCCCTGCTTTTCGCCGAGCCGGACGTCCTCGTAGCCGAAATGCGTCGTCTCGTCGGCGTCCGGCGGGATCGCGTTCGCAGCGTCGAGATCGGGCGCGTCAAAGTCAGGCGCGTCGTGTCGGGGCGCGTCGTATCGGGGCGGGCGGGTCATGCTCGGGTCTCCGCGGGCCTCTATAGCGGGCGTCCCGTCCCGTGGCTATGCGGCGGCGCGGTCGAAAGGCCGCGGCTGATCCGGCCTCGTGATCGAACGAAGCCGTCGTCCCGGCGGTTAACCGGCTGGCGCCAGGTGGCGCCCGATCTTCAACGACCGAAAGCGAGTTCCATGACCGTCAAGACCGTTACCCTCGCCGCCGTCGGCGCGCTGGCCCTCGGCATCGCGTCCGTCGCTCCGAGCCAGGCCGAGGAGATGAAAGTCTCCGCCAGCCTGTCGCCGTCGGCCGAGGTCCCGCCGCCGTCGGCCGACGCCCATGGCAAGGGCGAGCTGACCGGCACGTTCGATCCCGCGACGAAGAAGCTCAGCTTCACCGCGACCTACAGCGGCCTCACCGGGCCTGCGACGATGGCGCACCTGCACGCGCCGGCGCCAACGGGCAAGTCGGCCGGCGTCGAGATCCCGATCTCCGGCGCGGTCGAGAGCCCGATCAAGGGCGACTACACGCTGACCGACGCGCAGGCGAAGAACCTCACCGACGGGATGACCTACTTCAACGTGCACACCAAGGCGAACCCGAAGGGCGAGCTGCGCGGGCAGATCCTGACCGTGAAGTAAGGGCTGCAACAGCATCGGGCAGGTGCCATATGCCGCTGACCGCAACCCCTGGGGTCAGCCTTGCCCGAGCTTCCCGAGGTCGAGACCGTGCGACGCGGTCTCGCACCTGCCTTCGTCGGCGCGACGATCGATCTCGTCGACCAGCGCCGTCCCGACCTCCGCTTCCCGTTTCCTGCCCGCTTCGCGTCGCGATTGATGGGGCGTCGCGTCGAGGCGCTCGACCGACGCGCGAAATACCTGCAGGCCAGGCTCGACGACGGCACGATCCTCGTCATGCATCTCGGCATGTCCGGCTCGTTCCGCATCGAGGCCGACGACGTCCTCGTCACGCCGGGCGCGTTCCACCATCCCCGCTCGGCCCTCAAGACACACGACCACGTCGTCCTGTCGCTCTCGAACGGCGTCCGCATCGTCTACAACGACCCGCGCCGCTTCGGCTTCATGCTGCTGGTGCCCGAGGCCGACCTCTCCGCGCATCCGCTGTTCGCGTCGCTCGGTCTCGAGCCGCTGAGCGACGAGCTCGACGGCGCCGCGCTTGCCGCGCGCCTCGCCGGCAAGAAGACGCCGTTAAAGGCTGCGCTGCTCGACCAGACGCTGATCGCCGGGCTCGGCAACATCTACGTCTGCGAGGCGCTGCACCGGGCCGGCCTGTCGCCTCGGCGCGCCGCCGGCACGCTCGCCAAGCGCGACGGCAGCCCGACCGCGCGGGCGGACAAGCTCGCGCGCGTCATCAAGGAGGTGCTGCTCGAGGCCGTGGCGGCCGGCGGCTCGACCCTGCGCGACCACAAGCTGACCGATGGCAGCCTTGGCTACTTCCAGCATGCCTTCCGGGTCTACGACAGGCTCGACGACCCCTGTCCGAACCTGAAGTGCAACGGGGTCGTCACACGGATCGTGCAGTCCGGGCGCTCCACGTTCTTCTGCCCGGTCTGCCAGCGGTAAAAGACGTCGCGGCCGCAAGCCGCCAAACCTAGATCGGTCTGATAAGGTCGTTCCGCAGGGCGCCGGATCAAAGCGGAGGCATTCTACGTTTTTGACTTCAGAGCATTTCGTGCTTCGATATGCTTGAGGACGCTGAACATCCCACTAAACGGAAGTCCGGGCTCCGTCTTTAATTTGAACTCAGCATTGTTGCTGGTCACCAGCGTCAATTCGTCTTGATCGGTCATTCTCGTCATTTTGAGCCTCATGAGATGGAGATCGACCTTTACGTGGTGAATTTCTTCAAGCTTGATGGCACAAATGCGAGCCTCGATAGAACTGTAAAGACGACGATCAGACAATAGAAACCAATTGTTCTCGTCATGCACGCTGACAATCACCGGCCTTTCGTCTGGATCTACGATCTTTTCGTCAAAGAATTTCCGGTCTTTCACAGCAATAGATTCGTATAGCTTGGTGTACTCACCATTGCCTCCTTTTCTCTTGAAAATGGCGGCCATCACTGTTCCGTGACTCATCGCAGCCTCGCGCATTGAACCGTTCCGCGCAGGCGTCGCGCAGAAGCACCAATCGTGGCGCTCAGCCCCTGTCGAGCGCGTGGCCGACCGCGCCTTCGTCGAGCGCCACGGTCTTCACCAGCGCGCGGACCGGCGCGCCCTCGACGAGGCCGAGATCATGCAGCGCCCGCCGCGTCACGAGCGCGACGAGCGACTCGCCGCCCTCGAGCGCCACCGTCGCCGCGGCGAGCGGGCCGTCGACCACGATGCTCGCGATGCGGCCGGCAAGCGCGCTGCGAATGGTCAGGGGCCGGGATCGGCCGGCGCCAGCGACACGTCGGTCGCCTTGATGAGCACGCGGATCGGGCTGCCCGCTTCGCCCGCGCGCCCGGCGAGCCATAGGGTGCCGGCGGGATGCGCGAGCGCCGTGAGATCGAAGGCGTCGTCGTAGGCGCCGACCCGCGCCGTGAGGATCGAGGCGCGGCCGAAGCGCCGATCCTCGGCGACCCGCGTCGCGCCGAGCACCGCCTCTGGCGCGCCCGAAGCGACGACCCGGCCGGCGTCCAGCACCACCACGGTCTTGGCGATCCGCACGACCTCCTCGAGCGCATGCGAGACGTAGATCAGCGGCACCGAGAACTCCGCGCGCACGCGCTCGATCAGCGGCAGGATCTCGAGCTTGCGCTGGCGATCGAGGGCGGCGAAGGGCTCGTCGAGCAGCAGCAGGCGCGGCGCGGCGAGCAGCGCGCGGCCGATGGCGACGCGCTGGCGCTCGCCGCCCGACAGCGCGCCGGGACGCCGCTCGAGCAGCGCGGCGATGCCGAGCGTCTCGACCACGGCGTCGAACGAGGCGGCCGCCGCGGCGCGCGGCGCGAACCAGCGCCCGAACAGCAGGTTTTTGCGCACCGAAAGATGCGGAAACAGATGCGAATCCTGGAAGACGAGACCGACCCGGCGCCGGTGCGTGGGCACGAAGAGCCGGCGCGAGACGTCCACGAGCGGCGTGCCGTCGACGAGCACGCGTCCCGCATCCGGTCGCGCGAGCCCGGCGATGAGCCCGAGCGTCAGGCTCTTGCCGGAACCGGACCGGCCGAAAAGGGCGGTGGCGCCTGAGGAATCAGCGAAGGCAACGTCGAGATCGAAGCCGGGCAGCCGCTTGGCGACGGCGACCTCGATCAAGCCGCGCTCCAGCGGTCAGCTGGCGCTGCGAAGATTCTCCCACACCAGCAGCGACAGGCCGACGAGGCCCACCGTGGCGCCGATGAGAAGGTGGTGATCATCAGGAGCGAGAAGATCGGCGCGGGCGCCGATACCTTTGGCGTACATGAGGCCGGCCAACCAAGCGGCCGCACCCAGACCGTTGAACACTGCCCATCTCATGGCGGAGGAACTCGGAAACAACGCGACGGCACCGATGCAATGCCGACGCCACGCGGTTAGTTCGCGACGAATTCACGCATACGGCGAAATTTTGACAGCTGTGCATCAAGTGTCGACGATCCCGGCCGTGAACGCGACGCGGCCCTCGCCGCGCGGCAGGCTCATGTAGGTCGAGGACTGCATCTCCACGAGCCGCGAGACGGTTCGTTCGCACTCGAAGGCATCGCGCGGATCGACGTCGGCGAAGAGGCTCGCGGGCTCCGCCTCGGCCGAGGCAAAGAGCTTCACCCGCGCCTCGTAGAACGAATCGATGAGCCTCACGAAGCGCTGCACCTCGTAGCGCTGCTCGGCCTTGAGCTTCGGGATCGCGTCGATGATCACGCTGTGGAAGCGCGCGGCGATCGCCAGGTAGTCCTGCGCGCCGAGCGGCTTGCCGCAAAGATCTGCGAAGCCGAAGCGCGCGACGTTGCCGCGAGCCTGCGGCACGGCGATCGCCCGGCCGTTCACCGTCAGCGTCGTCGGCTTGCCGGCCGGGCGGCCGGTCAATGTCTGAAAAGTCTGGGCCAGCGCCGCCTCGGCGGCCGCGTCGGCCGGGACGTGGAAGGTCTTCGAGCCGGCGAGCTTCTCCATGCGGTAGTCGGTGCGCGAGTCGAGCCTGACGACATCCATATGCGCCTGGATCAGCTCGATCGTCTCCATGAAGAGCCCGCGGTTGAGCCCGTCGCGATAGAGATCTTCCGGCGCGACGTTGGAGGTTGCGACTACCACGACGC
This Beijerinckiaceae bacterium RH AL1 DNA region includes the following protein-coding sequences:
- the modC gene encoding Molybdenum import ATP-binding protein ModC (ID:RHAL1_03860;~source:Prodigal:2.6), with product MIEVAVAKRLPGFDLDVAFADSSGATALFGRSGSGKSLTLGLIAGLARPDAGRVLVDGTPLVDVSRRLFVPTHRRRVGLVFQDSHLFPHLSVRKNLLFGRWFAPRAAAAASFDAVVETLGIAALLERRPGALSGGERQRVAIGRALLAAPRLLLLDEPFAALDRQRKLEILPLIERVRAEFSVPLIYVSHALEEVVRIAKTVVVLDAGRVVASGAPEAVLGATRVAEDRRFGRASILTARVGAYDDAFDLTALAHPAGTLWLAGRAGEAGSPIRVLIKATDVSLAPADPGP
- a CDS encoding protein of unknown function (ID:RHAL1_03859;~source:Prodigal:2.6) → MVDGPLAAATVALEGGESLVALVTRRALHDLGLVEGAPVRALVKTVALDEGAVGHALDRG
- a CDS encoding exported protein of unknown function (ID:RHAL1_03849;~source:Prodigal:2.6) produces the protein MRILGTIVVASAALLTGAFGAVAAPATSDNATIITPHAFAKGIDVQTGRSAAFDTTDGISDKYRFSIGFTPATSPCDTARIQSLFCRDAS
- a CDS encoding protein of unknown function (ID:RHAL1_03858;~source:Prodigal:2.6), whose product is MEIDLYVVNFFKLDGTNASLDRTVKTTIRQ
- a CDS encoding putative ATPase (ID:RHAL1_03862;~source:Prodigal:2.6); translation: MPIRQQYEARVRAGGLERDPAQAKIVALLDALGEELDGYAPARKSSALGWLVRAKAGGDAPKGLYVWGGVGRGKSMLMDMFFDHVAVAKKRRVHLHAFMAEVHAAIYAHRQAVKRGTAKGEDPIEPVAEGIARGAHLLCFDEFTVTDIADAMIIGRLFKVLFARGVVVVATSNVAPEDLYRDGLNRGLFMETIELIQAHMDVVRLDSRTDYRMEKLAGSKTFHVPADAAAEAALAQTFQTLTGRPAGKPTTLTVNGRAIAVPQARGNVARFGFADLCGKPLGAQDYLAIAARFHSVIIDAIPKLKAEQRYEVQRFVRLIDSFYEARVKLFASAEAEPASLFADVDPRDAFECERTVSRLVEMQSSTYMSLPRGEGRVAFTAGIVDT
- a CDS encoding hypothetical protein (ID:RHAL1_03852;~conserved protein of unknown function;~source:Prodigal:2.6), with amino-acid sequence MTRDRIIQVLKEAEGELRALGVSRAALFGSAARGDQRPDSDIDIMVELSPDADISLFDYVGIVQYLEDLFPQRVDVANRAALKPLVRPQAERDALYAF
- a CDS encoding protein of unknown function (ID:RHAL1_03857;~source:Prodigal:2.6); protein product: MTRMTDQDELTLVTSNNAEFKLKTEPGLPFSGMFSVLKHIEARNALKSKT
- the hfaC gene encoding Holdfast attachment protein C (ID:RHAL1_03850;~source:Prodigal:2.6), whose protein sequence is MAPPLLTLQNIHLTLGGGGRPLLEGADLSVERGERLCLVGRNGSGKSTLLKVAAGMIEPDFGVRFLQPGASVRYLAQEPDFSGFATARAYAESDLGPLDDPYRVTAMLEALGLTGEEDPSQLSGGEARRAAIVRALAPEPDILLLDEPTNHLDLPAIEWLEAELKSSRAALVLISHDRRFLTNLSRTSVWIDRGVTRTLGKGFGEFEAWRDALLEEEELQQHKLERKIADEEHWLRYGVTARRKRNVKRLAGLQSLRKSHREHRRVEGNVKLEATEGAVSGKLVIEAKSVAKAYDGRPIVKGFSTRVLRGDRLGLVGANGAGKTTLISLLTGTLEPDAGTVKLGANLEMATLDQKRASLDPATTLKDALTGGGSDYVEVAGSRKHVMGYMKDFLFGPEQARTPTGRLSGGERGRLMLARALAQPSNMLVLDEPTNDLDLETLDLLQELLADYPGTLLLVSHDRDFLDRVASSVVVAEGDGVWQEYAGGYTDMVAQRGAGVSGRVAAKREASSKASAEKTVARAPTRDKMSFKEKHALETLPKTIAALEAQKAKLRLTLDDPSFYARDPSGFAKQSEAYAKIETDIAAAEDEWLALEMRREAVEG
- the mutM gene encoding Formamidopyrimidine-DNA glycosylase (ID:RHAL1_03856;~source:Prodigal:2.6); this encodes MRRGLAPAFVGATIDLVDQRRPDLRFPFPARFASRLMGRRVEALDRRAKYLQARLDDGTILVMHLGMSGSFRIEADDVLVTPGAFHHPRSALKTHDHVVLSLSNGVRIVYNDPRRFGFMLLVPEADLSAHPLFASLGLEPLSDELDGAALAARLAGKKTPLKAALLDQTLIAGLGNIYVCEALHRAGLSPRRAAGTLAKRDGSPTARADKLARVIKEVLLEAVAAGGSTLRDHKLTDGSLGYFQHAFRVYDRLDDPCPNLKCNGVVTRIVQSGRSTFFCPVCQR
- a CDS encoding hypothetical protein (ID:RHAL1_03851;~conserved protein of unknown function;~source:Prodigal:2.6), which translates into the protein MGAGNVYRHNYDNVQESMVWSAIKNDLPLLRAAVEDALKDRPSPLRS
- a CDS encoding protein of unknown function (ID:RHAL1_03861;~source:Prodigal:2.6); amino-acid sequence: MRWAVFNGLGAAAWLAGLMYAKGIGARADLLAPDDHHLLIGATVGLVGLSLLVWENLRSAS
- the ubiE_2 gene encoding bifunctional 2-octaprenyl-6-methoxy-1,4-benzoquinone methylase and S-adenosylmethionine:2-DMK methyltransferase (ID:RHAL1_03854;~source:Prodigal:2.6), which translates into the protein MTRPPRYDAPRHDAPDFDAPDLDAANAIPPDADETTHFGYEDVRLGEKQGRVDDVFHKVARRYDLMNDLMSGGLHRLWKDRLVAMVNPPKRLGFDHLDVAGGTGDVAFRIARAGGDRTRVTVLDINADMLQVGRDRAAKARLTDRVEFVEANAEELPFEASRYDAYTVAFGIRNVPRIQVALTEAYRVLRRGGHFLCLEFSPDVLPLLDRVYETYSFKVIPWIGERVTGDRESYQYLVESIRKFPGAAAFEGQLRAAGFRQTQVVPLSGGIVAIHSGWKL
- the ubiB gene encoding putative protein kinase UbiB (ID:RHAL1_03853;~source:Prodigal:2.6): MITRLGAFFRLARAVFVLVRAGVFNDVDTTLLPPFAKLPLAVARLLARKTQGPALAALPGAISKLGPSYVKLGQFLATRPDVVGPNVVKVLERLQDRMEPFPREAAVRQIEQAFGCKLEDMFVSLGEPVAAASIAQVHRGRVRDALGEREVAIKVRRPGVERLMKRDLADMKVAASFIESRFPDSQRLRPTSVVDTLARSLKMETDFRLEAAAASEFAENVADETDFRVPKIDWDRTAAEVLTLEWIDGIKLSDTVGLAQRGFELPKLGAIVIQSFLRHSMRDGLFHADMHQGNLFVDRDGRLVAVDFGIMGRLGVKERRFLAEILYGFITRDYLRVAEVHFEAGYVPRVHRVEDFAQAIRAIGEPIHSRTADQISMARLLSLLFEITGLFDMKARTELVLLQKTMVVVEGVARTLDPRLDMWTTAEPVVRAWIEENLGPLGKLQDASRGVHDLYKLAGGLPVALSRAGRTLEMLEDMADNGFEFSQNALDQFGQMQKDAQKFGHWALWAIVAVAAYWIIWRH
- a CDS encoding CHRD domain-containing protein (ID:RHAL1_03855;~source:Prodigal:2.6); translation: MTVKTVTLAAVGALALGIASVAPSQAEEMKVSASLSPSAEVPPPSADAHGKGELTGTFDPATKKLSFTATYSGLTGPATMAHLHAPAPTGKSAGVEIPISGAVESPIKGDYTLTDAQAKNLTDGMTYFNVHTKANPKGELRGQILTVK